In Caulobacter soli, the genomic stretch GGCGGGACCTGGTCCACCGAGGACGAGGACGCCTTCAAGGCCCCGATCCGCGCCCGCTACGAGGCCGAAGGCGACCCCTACTACGCCACCGCCCGGCTCTGGGACGACGGGGTGATCGACCCGGCCCAGACCCGCGACGTCCTTGGCCTGGCGATCAGCGCCAGCCTCAACGCCCCTGTCGTCGAAGCCCCGCGCTTCGGCGTGTTCCGGATGTAGCCCGATGATCGAAAGCGTCCTGATCGCCAACCGCGGCGAGATCGCCTGCCGGATCATCAAGACCGCCCGCCGCCTGGGCGTGCGGACGATCGCCGTCTACTCCGAGGCCGACGCCGAGGCGCCGCACGTGCGCCTGGCCGACGAGGCGGTGCTGCTGGGCCCGGCCCCGGCCCGCGAGAGCTATCTGGTCGCCGACAGGATCCTGGCCGCGGCCAAGGCGACCGGCGCGGCGGCCATCCACCCGGGCTACGGCTTCCTGTCGGAGAACGCCCAGTTCGCCCAAGCCGTGATCGACGCCGGCCTGGTCTGGGTCGGCCCACCGCCTTCGGCGATCCTGGCCATGGGCCTGAAGGACGCGGCCAAGACGCTGATGCAGAAGGCCGGCGTGCCGGTCACCCCCGGCTATCTGGGCGAGGACCAGGATCCCGAGCGGCTGCGCCGCGAGGCCGACGCCATCGGCTATCCGGTGCTGATCAAGGCCGTGGCCGGCGGCGGGGGCAAGGGCATGCGCAAGGTCGAGCGCGGCGAGGACTTCGACGCGGCCCTGACCTCGTGCCGCCGCGAAGCCGCCGCCAGCTTCGGCGACGATCGTGTGCTGATCGAGAAATACATCACCCGTCCGCGCCACATCGAGGTGCAGGTCTTCGCCGATCGCCACGGCCAGGTGGTGCACCTGTTCGAGCGCGACTGCTCGGTGCAGCGCCGTCACCAGAAGGTCATCGAGGAGGCTCCGGCTCCCGGCATGACGCAGGCGGCGCGAGCGGCGGTCACCGAAGCGGCGGTGCGCGCGGCCCGGGCCGTCAACTACGAGGGCGCCGGCACCATCGAGTTCATCGCCGACGGCTCCGAAGGGCTCCAGCCCGACCGGATCTGGTTCATGGAGATGAACACCCGCCTGCAGGTCGAGCATCCGGTCACCGAAAGGGTCACCGGCCAGGACCTGGTCGAATGGCAGCTGCGCGTGGCCTCGGGCGAGCCCCTGCCGCTGAAGCAGGACGAGATCACGCTCACCGGCTGGGCCATGGAGGCGCGGCTCTACGCCGAGTCCCCCGAGGCCGGTTTCCTGCCCTCGACCGGACCGCTACGCCGCTTCCGCCTGCCGGACGACGTGCGCATCGACACCGGCGTGGAGGAGGGCGGCGAGGTCACCCCGTTCTACGATCCGATGATCGCCAAGCTGATCGTCTCGGGCCCCACGCGCGAGGCCGCCGCCCGCCGCCTGGCCAAGGCCTGCCGCGCGGTCGAGGTCTATCCGGTCAAGACCAACGCCGGCTTCCTGGCCCGGGTGCTGGACCATCCGGACTTCCTGTCGGGCGCCGCCGACACCGGCTTCATCGAGCGCCATGCCGAGGCGCTGGTCCCGGCCGCCGCCGCGCCGCCCGCCGCCGCCCAGCAGGCCGCCGCGCGCCTGCGCGTGGCGCGGTCGGCGGGCGTCTCGGCCGATCCCTGGCGCGGGGCTGTCGGCTTCCGCATCGGCGGGCCGCGCCCGATCGTCGTGGCCCTGAAGGCCCGCGACGAGATCCTGCAGGTCACGATCGACGACCAGCCCGCGCCGGACGCCGTGCTGATCGACGACGCCTATGTCGCCTTCGTCGACGGCGAGGCCCACGGCTTCGGCGAGCCCCGGGTCAGCGGCGCGCTGGACGGCGGGGTGGCCGGCGGCGGGGTGCTGTCGCCCATGCCCGGCAAGGTCGTGGCCCTGCTGGTCGAAGCGGGGGCCTCCGTGGAACTTGGCCAGCCCCTGGTCACGGTCGAGGCCATGAAGATGGAGCACACCCTGACCGCGCCCGTGGCGGGCGTGGTGGCCGAGGCATTGGCGCGGGTCGGCGACCAGGTCACCGAGGGGCAACTGCTGGTGCGGCTTGAGAAGAAGGGCTAGGCGATTGGCTGGACGATATTTCGATGAGTGGGCCGTGGACGACACGGTGGTTCACGATTTGCGGCGCACGGTCACGCAGACCGACAACCTGCTGGTCACGACCCTCACCCACAACACCCAGCCCCTGCACCTGGACGCGGAGGCGGCCGAGGCCAGCGAGTTTGGCCAGATCCTGGTCAATGGGATCTACACCTTCGGGCTGATGATCGGCATTTCGGTGGGCGACACCACCTTGGGGACCTTGGTGGCCAATCTGGGCTATGACGCGGTCGTCATGCCCAAGCCGGTGTTCATCGGCGACACGTTGCGGGTCGAGACGACGGTCCTGGCGCTTCGGCCCAGCCGCTCGCGGCCGCAGGCTGGGGTGGTGGTGTTCGAACACCGTGCTCTCAATCAGCGTGACGAACTGGTGTGCCGTTGCACCCGCACGGCCATGTTGAAGCGGCGCGCCGCATGACCCCGCGTTCCTGGCTCTTCGTGCCCGGCGACAGCCCCGCCAAGATGGCCAAGGCTCTGTCCTCCGAGGCGGACGCCCTGATCCTGGATCTTGAGGACTCCGTGGCTCCCCCCGCCAAGATCGACGCCCGCGACCAGGTCGCCGGCTTTCTCCGATCCCAGGGCGCGCGGGCTGCGGGGCCCCAGCTGTGGGTTCGGATCAACCCCCTCAAGACGGGCCTGGCGGAGGGCGACTTGGCCTCGATCCTGGCGGAACGGCCCCATGGCGTCGTGCTGCCAAAGATCGACGGCGCCGAGGACCTTCTGGTCCTGGACGATCTGCTCAACCTCCTGGAACGCGATGTCGGAATGTTCGAGGATCGCACGGCCGTGCTGCCCATCGCGACCGAAACCCCGTTGTCGATCTTCAACCTTCACACCTACGGCGCATCCACCGCCAGACTGGCGGGCCTGACCTGGGGCGCGGAGGACTTGGCCGCGGCGATCGGCGCGGTCAGCGCCCGCGCCGAGAACGGGGCTTATACCCCGCTCTATGATTTGGCCCGCAGCCTCTGCCTGGCTGGGGCCGCCCACGCCCAGGTCCCGGCCGTCGAAACAGTCTATCCCGATTTTCGAGATCTGGACGGCCTGGGCGCCTATCTCGCGCGCGGCCGCCGGGACGGCTTCGTCGGCATGATGGCGATCCACCCGTCTCAGGTGGGGCCGATCAACGCCGCGTTCACGCCGACCGAGGTCGAGCTGGCGCGCGCCGAACGGATCGTCGCGCTTTTCGAAGCCAATCCCGGCGTGGGCGCGCTCGCCCTCGACGGCCAGATGCTGGATGCGCCTCACCTGCTGCAAGCTCGGCGGGTTCTGGCTCGCCGACGACGATATACGGCGTCCGCCTAGGCGCGGATGGTTCAGGCCTCTGGATCGCCGCCGGGCTTCGACCCCAGTATGGCGGCGGCCGTGGCGATGCGTCTGAGCACCGTCCGGGTAAACCGCAATTCGCCCTGGCCCACCGCCTTGTCCGTCAGCAGGCTTCGAAACCAGGCCTGGGCGGTTGCGACATCTGGATGCACGGCCTCGATGCGATAGTCGTGCGCCCCGGCGATCTGGGCGACGACCATGACCGACCGGTCGCGGGTCAGGCGGCCTTCGAACTCGCCCAAAGCGGCGGCATCGACCATTCGCCCCCGCACATAGGCGACGCATTCGCAGGCGTCCTCGCCGGGTCGCGTCAGCATCTCGGTGCGCAGAACGCCGCTCTGGCGCAGAAGGGCCATGGCGTTGGCGGCGGCTTTCCGCGACACGCCAAGGGCGGCGGCCAATTGCTCGCCCGTCGGCCAGGGCGCGCCTTCAAGACGCGCCAGCAAGGTCAGCAGCGAGCGGGTAGGAACGCCGCGCGCCAGATCTCGCATGGCCGCCAGGTTTCGCGCGCGCGTCAAGGGCGCCGCGACCGCCGGGCGATCGGGGGGCGACCTGGACGCGGCGCGCTGGCTCACGCCTCGACCCTGGCCAGGACCGGGGCGGCCAGGATGTCGTCGACCATGGCCTGGGCGACGCGGAACGGCGCCCTGCCCTGCTGGTCGGCCAGACGCAGGATGTCGCCGACCCGCGGTCCGATCACGCGCACTTTTTCGTCCACCCGATCGGCGTTGCGCCCGCGAAATTCCTCCACGGCGCAAATGATCCCGCCAGCGTTGGCCACGTAGTCCGGAACGTAGAGAACGCCACGCTGCGCCAGCTGGTCGCCGTCTTCCGGCGTGGCCAGCTGGTTGTTGGCGGCGCCCACCACATATTGCGCGTTGAGGTCGGGGATGGTTTGCGGGTTGAGGATCCCGCCAAGCGCGCAGGGCGCCAGAATGTCGACGGGCGCGCGCAGGATCAGGCTCGGATCGACCATCACCGCGCTATAGCGCTCGGCGACCTCCATGGCGCGGTCGCCCGACACGTCGCTGACGATCAGGTCCGCCCCGGCCTCGGCCAACAGCCCGCATAGACGCCCGCCGACCGCGCCCAATCCCTGCACCGCGACCTTCACGCCGCGCCAAGGACGTCCGGCATCGTCGAGGACCGCCTGCATCGCGCAAAACACGCCCAGGGCCGTCCAGGGCGACGGATCTCCGCCCGCGCGGCCTTCGGCCGGCGGCAGGCCCGCGATGTGGCGCGTGCGCGTCCGGACGACCTGCATGTCGGCGACGGAGGTGCCCACGTCCTCGGCCGAGATGTACCGCCCGCCGAGCTCCTCAAGAATGTCGCCAAAGGCCGTGAAGATCGCCGCGCGCGACGCCTTGCCCGGTTCGCGAAGCCACAGGACGGATTTGCCGCCGCCCACGTCGAGTTCGGC encodes the following:
- a CDS encoding acetyl/propionyl/methylcrotonyl-CoA carboxylase subunit alpha; the protein is MIESVLIANRGEIACRIIKTARRLGVRTIAVYSEADAEAPHVRLADEAVLLGPAPARESYLVADRILAAAKATGAAAIHPGYGFLSENAQFAQAVIDAGLVWVGPPPSAILAMGLKDAAKTLMQKAGVPVTPGYLGEDQDPERLRREADAIGYPVLIKAVAGGGGKGMRKVERGEDFDAALTSCRREAAASFGDDRVLIEKYITRPRHIEVQVFADRHGQVVHLFERDCSVQRRHQKVIEEAPAPGMTQAARAAVTEAAVRAARAVNYEGAGTIEFIADGSEGLQPDRIWFMEMNTRLQVEHPVTERVTGQDLVEWQLRVASGEPLPLKQDEITLTGWAMEARLYAESPEAGFLPSTGPLRRFRLPDDVRIDTGVEEGGEVTPFYDPMIAKLIVSGPTREAAARRLAKACRAVEVYPVKTNAGFLARVLDHPDFLSGAADTGFIERHAEALVPAAAAPPAAAQQAAARLRVARSAGVSADPWRGAVGFRIGGPRPIVVALKARDEILQVTIDDQPAPDAVLIDDAYVAFVDGEAHGFGEPRVSGALDGGVAGGGVLSPMPGKVVALLVEAGASVELGQPLVTVEAMKMEHTLTAPVAGVVAEALARVGDQVTEGQLLVRLEKKG
- a CDS encoding MaoC family dehydratase, with protein sequence MAGRYFDEWAVDDTVVHDLRRTVTQTDNLLVTTLTHNTQPLHLDAEAAEASEFGQILVNGIYTFGLMIGISVGDTTLGTLVANLGYDAVVMPKPVFIGDTLRVETTVLALRPSRSRPQAGVVVFEHRALNQRDELVCRCTRTAMLKRRAA
- a CDS encoding HpcH/HpaI aldolase/citrate lyase family protein, translating into MTPRSWLFVPGDSPAKMAKALSSEADALILDLEDSVAPPAKIDARDQVAGFLRSQGARAAGPQLWVRINPLKTGLAEGDLASILAERPHGVVLPKIDGAEDLLVLDDLLNLLERDVGMFEDRTAVLPIATETPLSIFNLHTYGASTARLAGLTWGAEDLAAAIGAVSARAENGAYTPLYDLARSLCLAGAAHAQVPAVETVYPDFRDLDGLGAYLARGRRDGFVGMMAIHPSQVGPINAAFTPTEVELARAERIVALFEANPGVGALALDGQMLDAPHLLQARRVLARRRRYTASA
- a CDS encoding HTH domain-containing protein; this translates as MRDLARGVPTRSLLTLLARLEGAPWPTGEQLAAALGVSRKAAANAMALLRQSGVLRTEMLTRPGEDACECVAYVRGRMVDAAALGEFEGRLTRDRSVMVVAQIAGAHDYRIEAVHPDVATAQAWFRSLLTDKAVGQGELRFTRTVLRRIATAAAILGSKPGGDPEA
- a CDS encoding Glu/Leu/Phe/Val dehydrogenase family protein, producing the protein MLEQIPSQTHEAVYRADRPDLGVTFFIALHSTRLGPAFGGARMWRYQTEADALSDALRLSEGMTYKNAMAELDVGGGKSVLWLREPGKASRAAIFTAFGDILEELGGRYISAEDVGTSVADMQVVRTRTRHIAGLPPAEGRAGGDPSPWTALGVFCAMQAVLDDAGRPWRGVKVAVQGLGAVGGRLCGLLAEAGADLIVSDVSGDRAMEVAERYSAVMVDPSLILRAPVDILAPCALGGILNPQTIPDLNAQYVVGAANNQLATPEDGDQLAQRGVLYVPDYVANAGGIICAVEEFRGRNADRVDEKVRVIGPRVGDILRLADQQGRAPFRVAQAMVDDILAAPVLARVEA